Genomic segment of Dromiciops gliroides isolate mDroGli1 chromosome 3, mDroGli1.pri, whole genome shotgun sequence:
TGGCTTTTAAATCCAAGGTCTCCCATTTGCACTACCAGCATTgaaacccatttttttctttgataagtGTTTTAGTATTTTCAAGTAGTCAGGGATCTCTAAaccctgaggtaggatttttttttaataagtaatTAAGACCAGGGTTGGGGGAGTCATATTTATCAAATGATGTAATACAATCTGGAATTCCAAATTCCAAATAAATTTCACTTTTTGAACAtctcttgttattttttaaacactAGGTTTGGCCACAGCCCAAAGTTATTCTGGTTATATATTCTTCACCCTTTCAAAAGACCTCTGCCATGGTATATCAACTGTCCAGTTACAgatctttttgttcttccattcaTTTGCCCAACTTGGGTTCGTGATAAGGGTTAGCCTACTGGCTCCCTTTCTGCACAATCTGAGCAAATCGGCTGGTGATGGTAAGAGTAGTATCAATGAATCGGTCCACGCAACTGGCAAGGCAATTTTCAGTTCGAGAATCTAGACGGCTTCCTGGTTTTTCAACGCATTTATCCCAGCACAAATCCATGAAGTGGTGTacctgaggaggaagaggaagatagtCATTatagagagatgggggggggggggggagatagaactctccctctttctctccagcTTTCCCCTTTCCTGTAGTTTGTGGCCCTCCCTTTTACCAGACTGCACTTACCATCTTTGATACTTCCCTTCCCTTTGCCTTTTGTATTTCCTATCAGTCCTTCAAAATGTCTCTCAGGCTCATACCTGCATTTACACAGCCAC
This window contains:
- the TIMM8B gene encoding mitochondrial import inner membrane translocase subunit Tim8 B; translation: MAELAEADEAELQRLVAAEQQKAQFTAQVHHFMDLCWDKCVEKPGSRLDSRTENCLASCVDRFIDTTLTITSRFAQIVQKGSQ